TGGACGAATTGTCCGTACCGGTTGAATATCTGGATGGAATACGCGCTGATGGTCTGCGTCACGCCCGGATCTTCGCTGTCCCGGTTCAGCTGGATGGTCAAAAAGTCGTTGGTCCCGTCCCCGTTTGGCGAGAACTGGTTGAAAAGGGGCGTTCCTTCATTCCTTTCGCTCACCACCACCAGGACGTCATCGGCATTGTTCGAATCGTCTGCGTCGGCCGCCGGGCTGAGGATCCGAGCCGTATTCGTAAACTGCGTGGCCAGCCGGACATACCCCGGGATGCTCAATTCGGCGGTGGCCCCCGGGCTCAGCGTGCCAATATTCCAAATCCCGGAATCCCGGTTGAAACTTCCCTGGGTCGGTATGGGGGTAAGCACCTCAAAGCCCGTATCCGCCTGTTCGGGTAAAATATCTTCCACGAGGATGTCCGCCACCGGGTCCTCCGAGTTATTCGTAACGATGATGACAAACCGGATGCGGTCATCCACCACCGGGGCAATGCGTTCGCCGCTGAAAACGCCATTCGGCGTAATCTGCGCGGATTTCTGCAAGGATAAATCCGCATCCTCCGGAAGCACAATCTCCACAGTTACCGTACTCGTATCGTTATCCGGGTTGCCGTCAAATGGGGTGGAGGCCAGCAACTCCGCGGTATTTGTGTAGTCCCCGGCGGGTTGGACGGTTGCGGTTATTTCAAGGGTCTCAACGGACTCCGCGGCGATCAGGTCTACGGTCCAGATTCCCGTTTGCGGATCGTAGGCGCCGGCACTGGCTGTGGATTCCACAAACTGGAACCCGGTTTCCAGCAAGTCGCCCACCTGGATATCCTCCACCTCGATAACGCTCAGGTTGCTGAGGGTAATCGTAAAGGTGACATCCTGGCCAATCACGGCCTGGGGATTATTGACCGTCTTGGACACCGACAGGTCCACGTCGCAATTCCCGGCATCCGCATTCGGGATACACGGATTGTTATTGGCCGGGTCCTGCTGGTCATTCACCCCGTCCTGATCGGCATCGGCCGTATTGGAATCAAGGGCATCGATAATTCCGTCCCCGTCCTCGTCGAGCGGGTTGTCCGTATCCGGGCCTACCTCGGTCCCGTCCCCGATCCCGTCATTGTCGGTATCCGTCTCGTTGGGGTCCGTCCCCAGATCGGCCTCCACGCCGTCCAGCAAGCCGTCCCCGTCCGTATCCACGTCGCAGGTGGTTACCACGATGTCAATCACCACGGTTTCCTCCGTACAGGGTGCTTCGGCGACATTCGTGGTATAGCGGAAGGAATAGGTGCCAACCGGCAGGCCTTCAAAATCCACCAGGTTACCGGGTTCGATAGACAGCTGTCCCCCGGATGGATCGGTTTCCACCGTCCAGTTCCCCGGGTCCGCACCGGTTAGCCGATCGTCCAGGTCCCGGATGGTAGGGCCAAATTCCGCGACGCTACAGGCCGACCCGTTCGTGGCCGTCCCCGTGGTTACCAGAGGGGAAACCAGGGCAGTGACTTCTTCCCGGGGTGAACTGCAACCATTGGCAAAGGCCTCCACATAGAACGTCGTGGTCTCGGAGAGGCTCGGTGTGAAGTTCGGGCCGGTAAAGACCAGGGTGCCGCCGGCAGGGGCATCGTACCAGTTCAGGTCCGGGTTGTTCCCGGAGCCTCCCGGGATGCTGCCCGCGGCCGTAAGGGTTACCGTACCCGGCCCGCATCGCTCATCCCCGGAAAAACTGTCGATTACCGGGGTGGAATTCCTCACGATGGTGATGGTGAATAACGGACTGGCGCAATTGTTGGCCGAGTCGTAATAAAAAGCGTAATAGGTCCCGGCTACCGGGTTGTCGATTTGCTGTTGGTTCAGGTGGTTGGAAACCACGAGCGGATCCGGGTTCTGGCTGAAGGTCAGCACCGTGTTCGTCGGCGGGTTGCTGACGACAAAATCGGTCAGGGGCGGGATGATATCCCCCGTACAGAAGGTGGTATCCTCGTCGGAGGCTGGTTCAGGGGCCACATCGCCCGCATCGCACTGGTCGTCGTTCTGGATGGTCCCTACCCCCGTAACGTCCCCCGGCTCCGCATTGTCGATATTGTTGATCTCTACCGAAAACGTCTCCGCCGGTTCCAGATCCGTATCCCCGTTGACCGTGACGCTGATGGTCGTGCTGGTTTCGCCTGCGGCGATGCTCCCGCTCCCGTTGCTGACGCTGACATAGTCTTCCCCAGGGGTTGCCGGGTTGGCCCCGCTCGGAAACGTGTCGTATTCAAAGTCGATCTGCTGCAGGGCCACGGCCCCGTCGTCGACAGTCACGGTAAAAATGAAATTTGTGGTCCCGGAATTCCCTTCATTCTGGGTGACGTCCCCGATACTGATGCGGTTCACATCGTCATTCAGGATGGTCCCGGTTCCCGTGCCCTGGGCGATAAACCCGCCCTGGGGGTTGCTGAGCACCACGGTAAATGTCTCGTTCTGCTCGGCCTTCTCGTCCCCAAGGACCGTTACGGGGATATTCACGCTCGACTGGCCGGCGGGCAACGTCCCGCCGATATTGGTCAGCCCCTGGTAGTCCCCGTCGGCCACGGTGGCCGTCCCGTCCTGGGTGCTATAACTGAAGTCGATGTCCTGCAGCGCATTGCCGCCCCCGGAAATACTCACCTGGAAGGTAAAAGTGATATTGCCCGAATCTCCTTCATCCCTCGATACGTTGTTGATTACCAGCCCCTGCTGGTCGTCGTTCTGGATGGTCCCCACTCCGACGTCGTTTGCTCCAATAACCGCCCCGGCCGAAGGCTGGTCGATTTCCACATCGAAAGTTTCATCGGGTTCCGCCTGGTCATCTGCCACCACGCTTACCGGAACCACAACGCTGTTCTGTCCTGCCGGGATTGTAAACGTCTGGTTCTGGATCCGGGCGTAATCGGAGGGTTCGGCGGCAGAATCATCCCTGGTATTCACCCGGAAGCTCAGGTCCTGCAGCGCATTACCGCCACCGACAATGGAGACGGAGAAATTAAAGGCCGTGGTGCCGCCGCCCGACCCCTCGGCCTGGCTTACATTGTTAATTTGAAGTTCCTGGTTATCGTCGTTCAGGATCGTATAGGTAGTGGACGTCGTGGACCCGAGGGTGGCGTCGCCGGTGGGGGCACTCA
This genomic window from Robiginitalea biformata HTCC2501 contains:
- a CDS encoding Calx-beta domain-containing protein, which gives rise to MNIRLPDMSPAFRLPGRNFLWAAFMLFTGVSAIGQNLSISDAQVVEGSGGGTNLVFTVNNSVAFTSVTFQYDTFSGTAIDGSDFTGVSGGTGSIAFIPNNTTISIPITPDLVPEPSETFTVVISNPSAGTISDDTAIGTILDDDQAISISNLSQAEGNAGNTSFSFTVSVDGGGAAFEDIGFSFDTADGTATAGSGDYTAVSGGGGTILQGSNSTTVTVSVNGDTTLEPDENFTGTISNVSNGRTGATPTATGTIQNDDAASVSIADASEGEGTGPLEFTVTLDNAVQGGTTVSYSFTDGTATGGGTDYDSSAGTVTFAGTAGETETISVPLNNDAIVEADENFTVTLSGPTNGVSLGTPSSATGTILDDDTVVVNFSAPSSSGNENTGANLPTLFVTGTVTAATTVTVTATGGTANGGGIDYNFSSPQVVNIPAGVYDGTTATDIPIPTLSIVNDATPEPSETIVLGLSAPTGDATLGSTTSTTYTILNDDNQELQINNVSQAEGSGGGTTAFNFSVSIVGGGNALQDLSFRVNTRDDSAAEPSDYARIQNQTFTIPAGQNSVVVPVSVVADDQAEPDETFDVEIDQPSAGAVIGANDVGVGTIQNDDQQGLVINNVSRDEGDSGNITFTFQVSISGGGNALQDIDFSYSTQDGTATVADGDYQGLTNIGGTLPAGQSSVNIPVTVLGDEKAEQNETFTVVLSNPQGGFIAQGTGTGTILNDDVNRISIGDVTQNEGNSGTTNFIFTVTVDDGAVALQQIDFEYDTFPSGANPATPGEDYVSVSNGSGSIAAGETSTTISVTVNGDTDLEPAETFSVEINNIDNAEPGDVTGVGTIQNDDQCDAGDVAPEPASDEDTTFCTGDIIPPLTDFVVSNPPTNTVLTFSQNPDPLVVSNHLNQQQIDNPVAGTYYAFYYDSANNCASPLFTITIVRNSTPVIDSFSGDERCGPGTVTLTAAGSIPGGSGNNPDLNWYDAPAGGTLVFTGPNFTPSLSETTTFYVEAFANGCSSPREEVTALVSPLVTTGTATNGSACSVAEFGPTIRDLDDRLTGADPGNWTVETDPSGGQLSIEPGNLVDFEGLPVGTYSFRYTTNVAEAPCTEETVVIDIVVTTCDVDTDGDGLLDGVEADLGTDPNETDTDNDGIGDGTEVGPDTDNPLDEDGDGIIDALDSNTADADQDGVNDQQDPANNNPCIPNADAGNCDVDLSVSKTVNNPQAVIGQDVTFTITLSNLSVIEVEDIQVGDLLETGFQFVESTASAGAYDPQTGIWTVDLIAAESVETLEITATVQPAGDYTNTAELLASTPFDGNPDNDTSTVTVEIVLPEDADLSLQKSAQITPNGVFSGERIAPVVDDRIRFVIIVTNNSEDPVADILVEDILPEQADTGFEVLTPIPTQGSFNRDSGIWNIGTLSPGATAELSIPGYVRLATQFTNTARILSPAADADDSNNADDVLVVVSERNEGTPLFNQFSPNGDGTNDFLTIQLNRDSEDPGVTQTISAYSIQIFNRYGQFVHEAINQTSPVIWDGNHKNQQAPEGTYFYILTYTYTTSINPEPVQVTQKGWIQLIR